From the genome of Sulfitobacter sp. DSM 110093, one region includes:
- a CDS encoding aspartate kinase: protein MPVLVMKFGGTSVATLDRIRRAAKRVGVEVAKGYDVIVIVSAMSGETNKLVGFVNETSPLYDAREYDAIVSSGENVTAGLMALTLQEMDVPARSWQGWQVPVRTTDAHSAARIEEIPTDNITAKFGEGMKVAVVAGFQGISPQGRITTLGRGGSDTTAVAFAAAFGAERCDIYTDVDGVYTTDPRVESKARKLDKISFEEMLELASLGAKVLQTRSVELAMRYKVKLRVLSSFEEQSDDAGTLVCDEEEIMESNVVAGVAFSRDEAKMTLVSVADRPGIAATIFTALSEGGVNVDMIVQNIAEEGRTDMTWSCPVDQVIRAEKAMEKAHEEGVINYQELIADKAVAKVSVVGIGMRSHTGVAAKMFKVLSDEGINIKVITTSEIKISVLIDRKYMELAVQALHDAFGLDKAA, encoded by the coding sequence ATGCCTGTTCTGGTTATGAAATTCGGTGGGACTTCGGTCGCCACCTTGGACCGTATCCGCCGCGCAGCAAAGCGCGTCGGCGTCGAGGTTGCTAAAGGCTATGACGTGATCGTCATCGTTTCGGCCATGTCGGGCGAGACGAATAAGCTGGTGGGCTTCGTCAACGAGACTTCGCCGCTTTACGACGCGCGCGAATATGACGCCATCGTGTCGAGTGGCGAGAATGTTACCGCTGGTCTGATGGCGCTGACCCTGCAAGAAATGGACGTGCCCGCACGCTCGTGGCAGGGCTGGCAGGTGCCAGTGCGCACGACTGATGCCCATTCCGCCGCGCGGATTGAGGAAATTCCAACAGACAACATCACCGCCAAATTCGGCGAAGGCATGAAAGTCGCCGTGGTTGCAGGCTTTCAGGGCATCAGCCCGCAGGGCCGGATCACCACGCTGGGCCGGGGCGGGTCTGACACGACCGCCGTGGCCTTTGCCGCTGCCTTCGGTGCGGAGCGCTGCGATATCTATACCGACGTGGACGGCGTTTACACGACCGACCCGCGGGTCGAATCCAAAGCACGCAAACTTGACAAGATCTCCTTTGAAGAGATGCTGGAACTGGCCTCTCTCGGGGCAAAGGTTTTGCAGACCCGGTCGGTCGAGCTGGCGATGCGCTATAAGGTTAAACTGCGGGTGCTGAGCAGTTTCGAAGAACAATCTGACGATGCCGGGACGCTCGTCTGCGATGAGGAGGAAATCATGGAAAGCAATGTGGTGGCCGGGGTCGCGTTTTCCCGTGATGAGGCAAAGATGACTTTGGTGTCCGTGGCGGACCGCCCCGGCATCGCGGCGACGATCTTTACCGCGCTCAGCGAAGGTGGCGTGAACGTCGACATGATCGTCCAAAACATCGCCGAAGAAGGCCGCACCGATATGACGTGGTCTTGCCCCGTCGATCAGGTGATCCGCGCCGAAAAGGCCATGGAAAAGGCCCATGAAGAGGGGGTCATCAACTATCAAGAGTTGATCGCCGACAAGGCTGTGGCCAAGGTTTCGGTGGTGGGCATCGGCATGCGCAGCCACACCGGCGTGGCGGCCAAGATGTTCAAAGTCCTCTCGGACGAGGGGATCAACATCAAGGTTATCACCACCTCTGAAATCAAGATCAGTGTGTTGATTGACCGCAAGTATATGGAGCTGGCCGTGCAGGCGCTCCATGACGCTTTCGGGCTTGATAAAGCCGCTTAA
- a CDS encoding DUF1178 family protein, with protein sequence MIRYALKCEAGHGFDSWFQSAAAFDSLARGGHLSCAVCGSGEVSKSLMAPRVTSSDSVAEAPKVAEKSVPVLSNPPSDVEKALTALRKKVESTSDYVGKNFVREARDMHAGRIPERAIYGEARLDQARALVEEGVPLMSLPFKPKRQLS encoded by the coding sequence ATGATCCGTTATGCGTTAAAATGTGAGGCCGGGCATGGTTTCGACAGTTGGTTCCAATCGGCGGCAGCCTTTGACAGCCTCGCCCGCGGCGGCCATCTGAGCTGTGCCGTCTGCGGATCGGGCGAGGTGAGCAAATCGCTGATGGCCCCGCGCGTGACGTCGAGCGATAGCGTGGCCGAGGCCCCCAAGGTGGCTGAAAAATCCGTACCCGTCTTGTCCAACCCTCCGAGCGATGTTGAAAAAGCCCTGACCGCGCTGCGCAAAAAGGTAGAATCCACATCGGATTACGTCGGCAAGAACTTTGTTCGCGAAGCGCGTGACATGCACGCAGGGCGTATTCCTGAGCGTGCGATCTATGGCGAGGCGCGGCTGGATCAGGCGCGGGCCTTGGTTGAGGAAGGCGTGCCCCTAATGTCGCTGCCGTTCAAACCCAAACGCCAGCTTTCCTGA
- the modC gene encoding molybdenum ABC transporter ATP-binding protein, whose product MMLNVTLRHGFDGFDLDLSFIAEDGITALFGRSGAGKTTVINAVAGLLRPETGRVVLDDEVLFDAERDIWVPPHRRRLGYVFQDARLFPHLDVRKNLTFGRRYAPRGSRGAGFDDVVSLLGLAPLLTRAPATLSGGEKQRVALGRALLCNPRLLLMDEPLASLDGPRKQEILPYLERLRDGGLGLPILYVSHAVDEVARLADRLVLLQGGRLMAQGPLFDVMADPAAVPLLGVREAGAVLEADVIAHAEDGLSTLGVRAGQLELPGVQAPAGTRVRLRVLAQDVILSRQRPEGLSSVNILPVRVNAVHPGDGPGAAIALDAGGDRLLARVTARAVHDLDLRAGMDCYAIIKATTVAPGSIGR is encoded by the coding sequence CTGATGCTGAACGTCACACTGCGCCACGGTTTTGACGGGTTTGATCTGGACCTGTCCTTCATTGCCGAGGACGGTATCACCGCGCTTTTCGGGCGGTCCGGGGCGGGCAAGACCACGGTGATTAATGCCGTGGCTGGGCTGCTGCGCCCCGAAACCGGACGCGTGGTGCTGGATGACGAAGTGCTGTTCGACGCAGAGCGCGATATTTGGGTGCCGCCGCATCGCCGCCGGCTTGGATATGTCTTTCAAGATGCACGCCTTTTCCCCCATTTGGACGTGCGCAAAAACCTAACCTTTGGCAGGCGCTACGCCCCACGCGGCAGCCGTGGCGCGGGGTTTGACGATGTGGTCAGCTTGCTGGGGCTCGCACCGCTGCTGACCCGCGCCCCCGCAACCCTTTCGGGAGGAGAGAAACAGCGCGTGGCGCTTGGTCGGGCGCTGCTTTGCAACCCTCGCCTGCTGCTGATGGACGAACCGCTTGCCAGTCTCGATGGCCCCCGCAAACAGGAAATCCTGCCGTATCTGGAGCGTTTACGTGATGGCGGACTGGGCCTGCCGATCCTCTATGTCAGCCATGCGGTGGATGAGGTGGCGCGGCTCGCGGATCGCCTAGTGCTGTTGCAGGGAGGGCGGCTCATGGCTCAAGGGCCGCTGTTTGATGTAATGGCCGACCCCGCTGCCGTGCCGCTGTTAGGGGTGCGCGAAGCGGGCGCGGTGCTGGAAGCCGATGTCATCGCCCATGCGGAGGATGGGCTGTCGACCTTGGGGGTGCGTGCGGGGCAATTGGAACTGCCCGGCGTGCAAGCGCCAGCTGGGACGCGGGTGCGGTTACGGGTTCTGGCGCAGGATGTGATCCTGTCGCGCCAGCGGCCCGAGGGGCTGTCTTCGGTCAACATTCTGCCCGTGCGGGTGAATGCCGTGCACCCCGGTGACGGGCCGGGCGCTGCCATTGCGCTGGACGCGGGCGGTGACCGTCTGCTTGCCCGCGTCACGGCGCGGGCAGTGCACGATCTTGACCTGCGCGCCGGGATGGATTGCTACGCCATCATCAAGGCCACTACCGTGGCGCCGGGCAGCATCGGGCGCTAA
- a CDS encoding N-acetyltransferase → MTPEGPADHWEVEALYDTCFAPGREALSSYRLRDGVPPVAGLSHVARDRDGILAGAIRYWPVRIGAADALLLGPVAVHPTRQGEGLGAGLIETSLACAAPLDWQRVMLVGDAPYYNRFGFTLLTGVEMPPPTNPARILGRALVEGAWAGVSGAVRRWRD, encoded by the coding sequence ATGACCCCGGAGGGGCCCGCCGACCATTGGGAGGTTGAGGCGCTTTACGACACCTGTTTTGCGCCGGGGCGCGAGGCGCTGTCGTCTTACCGGCTGCGCGACGGCGTACCGCCCGTGGCGGGGCTGAGCCATGTGGCGCGCGACCGCGATGGGATTTTGGCGGGCGCGATCCGCTATTGGCCGGTGCGGATCGGCGCGGCTGACGCGCTTTTGCTAGGGCCGGTGGCGGTGCACCCGACCCGTCAGGGCGAAGGGCTGGGCGCTGGTTTGATCGAAACCTCACTGGCGTGCGCGGCCCCTCTGGACTGGCAGCGCGTGATGCTGGTGGGCGATGCGCCCTATTATAACCGCTTTGGTTTTACCTTGCTAACGGGCGTTGAGATGCCTCCACCGACGAACCCCGCGCGCATTTTGGGCCGGGCCTTGGTTGAGGGCGCATGGGCAGGCGTTTCCGGCGCGGTTCGCCGCTGGCGCGATTGA
- the ptsP gene encoding phosphoenolpyruvate--protein phosphotransferase: MAERVETESRKLLGRLRDAMASDVAGQARLDKITQLIANSMGCEVCSIYLFRDEDTLELCATEGLNEAAVHETRMKLGEGLVGRVAKRRTVINTPDAPQAAGFRFMPETGEEIYSSFLGVPIQRLGETLGVLVVQSKQAREFSADEVYALEVVAMVLAEMAELGAFVGEGAAMSARHSQPVLLRGTVGQEGVAEGHVWLHEPRVVVSNPIADDPERETERLTEAVEQLRVSVDQLLSLTADKEQQQVLEAYRMFANSKGWMRRMVEDIQSGLSAEAAVEKEQSMARARLGQVNDAYLRERLSDLDDLSNRLLRHLTGQGSDTGAEMPVDPILVARNIGPAELLDYGRTLRGIVLEGGSVGSHAAIVARALAIPLIVHASRITNDALNGDHIMVDGEQGVVHLRPDDTVATAFRDKIAMQAAAQERYASIRDKPAETKCGRIISLQMNAGLMADLPSLEGSGAEGVGLFRTELQFLVRNQMPRRTELAALYARVLDAAHGRRVVFRTLDIGSDKVLPYMKPNDEPNPALGWRAIRVGLDKPGVMRMQLQALIRAAAGRPLAVMFPFVAQFEEFRAARAEVDKAMERERILGHQLPEKLEIGAMLETPSLAFAPKKFFEEVEFLSIGGNDLKQFFFAADRENERVRKRYDTLNVSFLTFLEGIVERCAETDTALSFCGEDAGRPVEALCFAAIGLNTLSMRPASIGPVKSLLRRCNLDDVREVIHAARERGEMSVRGAVMDYVRQQHQH; this comes from the coding sequence ATGGCCGAACGGGTTGAAACAGAAAGCCGCAAGCTGCTGGGGCGGCTGCGCGATGCGATGGCCAGTGATGTGGCGGGGCAAGCGCGGCTCGACAAGATCACCCAGTTGATCGCCAACTCCATGGGCTGCGAAGTCTGCTCGATTTATCTGTTTCGCGACGAAGACACGCTTGAGCTTTGTGCCACCGAAGGCCTGAACGAGGCGGCGGTGCATGAAACCCGTATGAAACTGGGCGAAGGTCTGGTGGGGCGCGTGGCCAAGCGCCGCACGGTGATCAACACGCCCGATGCGCCGCAAGCTGCCGGTTTCCGTTTTATGCCAGAGACGGGGGAGGAGATTTACTCTTCGTTCCTTGGCGTGCCGATTCAACGCTTGGGCGAGACGCTGGGCGTCTTGGTGGTGCAGTCGAAACAGGCACGCGAATTCTCGGCAGATGAGGTTTACGCGCTTGAGGTCGTGGCCATGGTGCTGGCCGAAATGGCCGAGCTTGGTGCCTTTGTCGGTGAGGGCGCGGCGATGTCGGCGCGGCACAGCCAGCCGGTTTTGCTGCGCGGCACCGTGGGGCAAGAGGGCGTGGCCGAGGGCCATGTCTGGCTGCATGAGCCGCGGGTGGTGGTTTCCAACCCCATCGCCGATGACCCGGAGCGTGAGACGGAGCGTTTGACCGAAGCGGTCGAGCAATTGCGCGTCAGCGTTGACCAATTGTTAAGCCTTACCGCCGACAAAGAGCAGCAACAGGTGCTCGAAGCCTATCGCATGTTCGCCAATTCCAAAGGCTGGATGCGGCGCATGGTGGAGGATATTCAAAGCGGGCTGAGCGCCGAGGCTGCGGTCGAGAAAGAACAATCCATGGCCCGCGCCCGATTGGGGCAGGTCAATGACGCTTATCTGCGGGAGCGGCTGTCGGATCTGGACGATCTGTCGAACCGCTTGCTGCGGCATTTAACGGGGCAGGGCAGTGACACGGGTGCAGAGATGCCGGTCGATCCGATCCTCGTGGCGCGCAACATCGGCCCGGCGGAATTGCTGGACTATGGGCGGACGCTGCGCGGCATCGTGTTGGAGGGCGGCTCTGTCGGGTCGCACGCGGCTATTGTGGCACGGGCGCTGGCAATTCCGCTGATCGTTCACGCGAGCCGCATCACCAATGATGCGCTGAATGGCGATCACATCATGGTGGATGGGGAACAGGGCGTGGTGCATCTGCGGCCCGACGATACCGTGGCCACGGCCTTTCGCGACAAGATCGCGATGCAGGCGGCGGCGCAGGAGCGCTATGCCTCGATCCGCGACAAACCTGCTGAAACGAAATGCGGGCGGATCATCAGCCTGCAGATGAATGCGGGCTTGATGGCTGATCTGCCGTCCCTCGAAGGGTCGGGGGCTGAAGGGGTGGGGCTGTTCCGCACCGAGTTGCAGTTCCTTGTGCGCAATCAAATGCCGCGCCGGACCGAATTAGCCGCGCTTTATGCCCGCGTGCTGGATGCTGCACATGGCCGCCGGGTGGTGTTTCGCACGCTCGATATCGGATCGGACAAGGTGCTGCCCTATATGAAGCCAAACGATGAGCCGAACCCGGCTTTGGGTTGGCGCGCGATTCGTGTGGGCTTGGACAAGCCGGGCGTTATGCGGATGCAGTTGCAAGCGCTGATCCGCGCTGCGGCGGGGCGGCCCCTTGCGGTGATGTTTCCTTTCGTTGCGCAATTCGAAGAATTCCGCGCCGCCCGCGCCGAGGTCGACAAGGCAATGGAGCGTGAACGTATTCTGGGCCATCAACTACCCGAGAAGTTGGAAATCGGCGCCATGCTTGAGACTCCCAGCCTCGCTTTTGCGCCGAAGAAATTCTTTGAAGAAGTTGAGTTTCTGTCCATCGGGGGCAACGATCTGAAACAGTTCTTCTTTGCCGCCGACCGCGAAAATGAGCGGGTGCGCAAGCGCTATGACACACTGAACGTTTCGTTCCTGACGTTCCTCGAAGGTATCGTGGAACGCTGCGCCGAAACCGATACGGCGCTGTCGTTCTGCGGAGAGGACGCGGGCCGCCCCGTTGAAGCGCTGTGTTTCGCGGCCATTGGGCTCAATACGCTTTCAATGCGCCCTGCTTCGATCGGGCCCGTCAAAAGTCTGCTGCGACGGTGCAACCTTGATGATGTGCGCGAGGTAATCCATGCGGCGCGCGAACGGGGCGAAATGTCGGTCCGAGGTGCGGTGATGGATTACGTGCGTCAACAGCACCAGCACTGA
- a CDS encoding EcsC family protein: MQIESNLPSTIDVDARLDEIARRYKQAGGVGIHVLNLIGGSADGLIDRLPSPVRRNLEGATMKALNHAMQAAHSSRSYVKDQQGWLNQAVSTAMGAAGGAGGLPTALAELPVTTTLLLRVIQGVAAEHGFDPAAENVQFDCVHVFTAAGPLADDDSADLGFLTVRMALTGRAMNAVIARVAPRLAVVLGQKLAAQAVPVLGAVAGAATNYAYTSYYQDMAHVHFGMRKLAIDADIPQQELVARLRQKMGRTPPKI; encoded by the coding sequence ATGCAGATCGAAAGCAACCTGCCCAGCACAATCGACGTCGATGCGCGGCTGGATGAAATCGCCCGCCGCTATAAACAAGCGGGCGGTGTGGGTATCCATGTGCTCAACCTGATCGGGGGCAGTGCAGACGGATTGATTGACCGTCTGCCGTCTCCGGTGCGGCGCAACCTCGAAGGCGCCACGATGAAGGCGCTTAACCACGCGATGCAGGCGGCGCATTCCAGCCGTAGCTATGTCAAAGATCAGCAGGGTTGGCTGAACCAAGCGGTCTCAACCGCTATGGGGGCCGCTGGTGGGGCCGGGGGCCTGCCCACGGCGCTGGCGGAATTGCCGGTGACGACTACGCTGTTGTTGCGGGTGATCCAAGGTGTGGCTGCTGAGCATGGGTTCGATCCGGCGGCCGAGAATGTGCAGTTCGATTGCGTGCATGTTTTCACTGCTGCTGGCCCGCTGGCCGATGATGACAGCGCCGATCTGGGATTTCTAACCGTGCGCATGGCACTGACGGGGCGCGCAATGAATGCTGTGATCGCCCGTGTCGCACCGCGCCTCGCTGTGGTGCTGGGGCAAAAGCTTGCGGCCCAAGCTGTCCCGGTACTGGGCGCCGTGGCCGGGGCTGCGACGAACTATGCCTATACCAGCTATTACCAAGACATGGCGCATGTGCATTTCGGGATGCGCAAACTGGCGATTGATGCGGATATTCCGCAACAGGAACTGGTCGCCCGGCTGCGTCAGAAAATGGGTCGGACGCCGCCAAAAATTTGA
- a CDS encoding SDR family oxidoreductase: protein MTIVITGASRGIGAALAAQFEDAGEEVIGTARGAGAEAVLDVTDRASHTAFATQLKDRPLDLLICNAGVYLDKGHDLETGFGADLWAQSFATNVTGVFLTVQSLLPNLRAASSAKIAIIASQMGSSTRAPGGSYIYRASKAAAINLGRNLAVDLKPKGIAVGIYHPGWVRTDMGGDQGEISVAESARGLVQRIAALDLAQTGAFETWDGCPHPF from the coding sequence ATGACCATCGTTATCACCGGCGCAAGTCGGGGCATCGGCGCGGCGCTGGCTGCACAATTCGAAGATGCAGGCGAAGAGGTGATCGGCACCGCGCGCGGCGCGGGGGCAGAAGCCGTGTTGGACGTGACCGACCGGGCAAGCCACACCGCCTTTGCTACCCAGCTGAAAGATCGTCCGCTGGACCTGCTGATCTGCAACGCGGGCGTCTATCTTGATAAGGGTCACGATTTGGAAACCGGCTTTGGCGCCGATCTCTGGGCGCAGAGTTTCGCGACCAATGTGACCGGCGTGTTCCTGACGGTGCAATCGCTCTTGCCCAACCTGCGGGCTGCGTCGAGCGCGAAAATCGCGATCATTGCTTCGCAAATGGGGTCTTCGACGCGGGCACCGGGCGGCAGCTATATCTACCGTGCCTCCAAGGCGGCGGCGATCAATCTGGGGCGCAATCTGGCGGTCGACCTCAAACCTAAGGGCATCGCGGTAGGCATCTACCATCCCGGCTGGGTGCGCACGGATATGGGCGGCGATCAGGGCGAGATCAGCGTCGCGGAGTCTGCGCGAGGCCTTGTACAACGGATTGCCGCGCTGGACCTTGCTCAGACGGGCGCGTTTGAGACATGGGATGGATGCCCGCATCCGTTCTAA
- the modB gene encoding molybdate ABC transporter permease subunit, with the protein MDLDTAAWAALLLSLRVAGVAMLCSLPLALWVAWILARKEFRGKGLFSALVHLPLVLPPVVTGYLLLLSFGRNAPLGRLLESFGMGLAFHWSGAVLAALIMGFPLMVRSMRLAIEAVDPRIEAAAATLGAPRVSVFLRVTLPLIFPGILAGAVMGFAKAMGEFGATITFVANIPGQTQTLPSAIWTALQVPGGENRALAMAALAGLVALAAVLLSEALARRVARRISGAR; encoded by the coding sequence ATGGATCTTGACACCGCCGCTTGGGCGGCTTTGCTGCTTTCCTTGCGGGTGGCAGGCGTGGCGATGCTCTGCTCTTTACCGCTGGCGCTTTGGGTAGCGTGGATCCTCGCCCGCAAGGAGTTTCGCGGCAAGGGTCTTTTCAGTGCGCTGGTGCATCTACCGTTGGTGCTGCCGCCGGTGGTTACGGGCTATCTGCTGCTGCTCAGCTTTGGCCGCAACGCCCCCTTGGGTCGGCTGCTAGAGAGCTTTGGCATGGGGCTTGCCTTTCACTGGAGCGGCGCGGTCTTGGCCGCGCTGATCATGGGCTTTCCGTTGATGGTCCGTTCTATGCGGCTGGCGATCGAAGCGGTGGACCCGCGCATTGAGGCCGCCGCCGCCACGCTCGGTGCGCCACGTGTTAGCGTCTTTCTCCGCGTGACCCTGCCGCTGATCTTTCCCGGCATCCTTGCCGGGGCGGTTATGGGCTTTGCCAAGGCAATGGGCGAATTTGGGGCCACGATCACTTTCGTCGCCAATATCCCCGGCCAGACACAAACGCTCCCCAGTGCGATCTGGACTGCGTTGCAGGTGCCGGGCGGCGAAAACCGCGCGCTGGCCATGGCCGCTTTGGCCGGTCTTGTGGCATTGGCCGCCGTCCTGCTTTCCGAAGCTTTGGCCCGGCGGGTCGCCAGACGCATCTCGGGGGCCCGCTGA
- a CDS encoding methyltransferase domain-containing protein, whose product MSDFAARRVTMVDTQVRPSDVTKFPIIDAMLTVQREDFVPAAQREAAYLGENLDLGQDRVLLDPRTLAKMLDHLDITNNELVLDIGCAMGYSSAVIAHMAEAVVAVEEDEAMAAEAQEALAQAGADNVIVHVAPLTDGAPQHGPYDVVIVQGAVGELPKALLEQVKEGGRIACLFMERGLGEVRVGYKRGGQVSWRPEFNAGAPVLRGFERQAEFQL is encoded by the coding sequence ATGAGTGATTTCGCCGCCCGCCGCGTAACCATGGTAGATACGCAGGTTCGTCCTTCGGATGTGACCAAGTTCCCAATCATCGACGCGATGTTGACCGTGCAGCGCGAAGACTTCGTGCCGGCGGCGCAGCGTGAGGCCGCTTATCTGGGTGAAAACCTTGATCTGGGCCAAGATCGTGTGCTGCTCGACCCGCGGACATTGGCCAAGATGCTCGATCACCTCGACATCACCAACAACGAACTGGTGCTCGATATCGGCTGCGCCATGGGGTATTCCAGCGCCGTGATCGCCCATATGGCCGAAGCCGTTGTCGCCGTTGAAGAAGACGAAGCCATGGCCGCCGAGGCGCAAGAGGCGCTGGCGCAGGCTGGTGCGGATAACGTGATTGTTCATGTCGCGCCGTTGACTGATGGGGCGCCGCAGCATGGACCCTATGACGTGGTGATCGTGCAGGGAGCTGTTGGCGAACTGCCTAAGGCGCTGCTTGAACAGGTGAAAGAAGGCGGGCGCATTGCGTGCCTCTTTATGGAGCGTGGTCTGGGCGAGGTGCGCGTGGGCTATAAACGGGGCGGGCAGGTCTCTTGGCGGCCCGAATTTAACGCCGGTGCGCCGGTGCTGCGTGGCTTTGAACGTCAGGCAGAATTTCAGCTGTAA
- the modA gene encoding molybdate ABC transporter substrate-binding protein: MIRFLTLLALLCGLALPLRAEAPLTVFAAASLRGALEEVAAAFPAPLVLAYGGSGTMARQVAAGAPADVVLLANADWMDWLVDQGMAPAEGAQIVARNRLVLIAPSGSAPLANPGDLPARLGPTGRLAIGQRDAVPAGSYAREWLKHEKLWDGLQTQLAETDNVRAALALVARGDTPFGVVYASDAQAEAEVQIVFDVPAVTHTPITYPAVALTPKGATLIDFLTSEKAQAILLKHGFARADHGS; encoded by the coding sequence ATGATAAGATTTCTCACCCTTCTGGCCTTGCTTTGCGGCCTCGCCCTGCCCCTTAGGGCCGAAGCGCCGCTTACGGTCTTTGCTGCCGCCAGCCTGCGCGGCGCATTGGAGGAGGTTGCAGCAGCCTTTCCCGCGCCTTTGGTGCTGGCCTATGGCGGCTCAGGCACGATGGCGCGGCAAGTCGCAGCCGGGGCACCTGCAGATGTCGTCCTGCTGGCGAATGCCGACTGGATGGATTGGTTGGTCGATCAGGGTATGGCCCCTGCCGAGGGTGCGCAAATCGTCGCTCGCAACCGTTTGGTGCTGATCGCGCCCAGCGGCAGCGCCCCCCTTGCAAACCCCGGCGACCTTCCCGCGCGACTTGGCCCCACGGGGCGGCTGGCTATCGGGCAACGCGATGCGGTGCCTGCTGGCAGCTATGCCCGGGAATGGTTGAAGCATGAAAAACTTTGGGACGGGCTGCAAACTCAACTGGCCGAGACAGACAATGTTCGCGCCGCATTGGCATTGGTCGCACGCGGCGATACGCCTTTTGGCGTGGTCTATGCCAGCGATGCGCAGGCCGAAGCTGAGGTTCAGATCGTCTTTGACGTGCCCGCAGTTACCCATACGCCCATTACATACCCCGCCGTCGCCCTAACGCCTAAAGGCGCGACATTGATCGATTTTCTAACATCGGAAAAGGCGCAGGCGATCCTTTTGAAACATGGTTTCGCCCGGGCCGATCATGGATCTTGA
- a CDS encoding NUDIX hydrolase, with amino-acid sequence MTTQAPISLNGGQKDDLRIQFAALCWRRKRGKLQVLLITSRGGKRWIIPKGWPMEGKTPAASALVEAWEEGGVVGQARGQCLGVYSYAKVAADGTLPCLAMLYPVKVKALAKHFPEKGQRKRMWCSRRKAARLVEAPDLARLIRDFDPRSGGLTR; translated from the coding sequence ATGACGACACAGGCACCGATATCCTTGAACGGCGGACAGAAAGACGATCTGCGCATTCAGTTTGCAGCGCTTTGCTGGCGTCGCAAACGTGGCAAATTGCAGGTTCTGCTGATTACATCGCGCGGCGGCAAGCGGTGGATCATCCCCAAAGGCTGGCCGATGGAGGGGAAAACCCCTGCCGCGTCGGCCTTGGTCGAGGCGTGGGAAGAAGGCGGCGTGGTGGGCCAAGCGCGGGGCCAATGTTTGGGCGTTTATAGCTATGCGAAGGTCGCAGCTGACGGGACATTGCCCTGTTTGGCCATGCTCTATCCCGTGAAGGTCAAAGCGCTGGCCAAGCATTTTCCCGAAAAGGGGCAGCGCAAACGGATGTGGTGTTCTCGCCGAAAGGCCGCACGTTTGGTCGAAGCGCCCGATCTGGCGCGGTTGATCCGTGATTTCGATCCGCGCAGCGGCGGTCTAACGCGATAA